From a single Anabas testudineus chromosome 5, fAnaTes1.2, whole genome shotgun sequence genomic region:
- the prkcdb gene encoding protein kinase C, delta b isoform X1, producing the protein MAPFLRIAFNAYDTGALGPLPEPLICAIKMKESVNTERGKTLVQRKPTMFPAWKSPFDAHIYEGRVIEVVLMQSADEPLAKATVGVSVLAERCKKSKNSSGHAEFWIDLQPTGKVQMAVQFFLEDGDAASVKSSVKSSVKVFPEDGAMTLNRRRGAFKQPRVHFIKNHEFTATFFGQPTFCSVCREFLWGLNKQGYKCRQCNAAIHKKCIEKIIGRCTGTAANSRETMFQKERFNIDMPHRFKYYNYKSPTFCDHCGSLLWGLYRQGLKCEECSMNVHSYCQKKVANLCGINQKLLSEALSQVSQKSLKKGDNSNDADIGVYQDIQSATVDPSAGGTSKGLSPVPATPTVPRVRLTMNHLVFHKVLGKGSFGKVLLAELKGQGQYFAVKVLKKDVVLMDDDVECTMVEKRVLALAWENPFLTHLYSTFQSKEHLFFVMEYLNGGDLMFHIQDKGRFDLNRAVFYAAEIIVGLQFLHSKGIIYRDLKLDNVMLDKDGHIKIADFGMCKEKVFGEARASTFCGTPDYIAPEILLGQKYTFSVDWWSFGVLVYEMLIGQSPFQGDDEDELFESIRTDVPHYPRWITKESKSLLELLFERDPTRRLGVVGDIRTHQFFKSINWPALERREVEPPFKPKVKSPNDCSNFDREFLNEKPRLSHADKNLIDSMDQSAFAGFSFVNPTLEKMIIK; encoded by the exons ATGGCTCCTTTCCTCCGTATCGCCTTCAACGCATATGACACAGGTGCTCTGGGTCCTCTGCCTGAACCTCTCATCTGTGCCATCAAGATGAAGGAGTCTGTGAACACAG AGCGAGGCAAGACCTTGGTCCAGAGGAAGCCAACCATGTTTCCAGCCTGGAAGTCTCCTTTTGATGCTCACATCTATGAGGGACGTGTCATAGAAGTGGTCCTCATGCAGAGCGCTGACGAGCCATTGGCCAAGGCCACAGTAGGCGTGTCTGTACTGGCAGAACGCTGTAAGAAGTCCAAAAACAGTAGTGGACATGCTGAGTTCTGGATTGACCTGCAACCTACAGGAAAGGTCCAGATGGCTGTACAGTTCTTCCTAGAGGACGGTGACGCAG CGTCAGTGAAGTCATCAGTGAAGTCATCAGTGAAGGTTTTTCCTGAGGATGGAGCCATGACCCTcaacaggaggagaggagcctTCAAGCAGCCCAGGGTTCACTTCATCAAGAATCACGAATTCACTGCCACCTTCTTCGGCCAGCCCAccttctgctctgtctgcagaGAATTCCTCTG GGGACTCAACAAGCAGGGCTACAAATGCAGAC AATGCAATGCAGCGATCCACAAGAAATGCATCGAAAAAATCATTGGCAGGTGCACTGGAACAGCAGCCAACAGTCGAGAGACTATG ttcCAGAAAGAGCGCTTCAATATTGATATGCCGCATCGCTTCAAGTACTATAACTACAAGAGCCCCACGTTCTGTGACCACTGTGGCAGCCTGCTGTGGGGTCTCTACAGACAGGGCCTTAAATGTGAAG AGTGTAGCATGAACGTACATAGTTACTGTCAGAAAAAAGTGGCCAATCTGTGTGGAATCAACCAGAAACTACTGTCAGAGGCTCTGTCTCAAGTCAGCCAG aAATCTCTGAAGAAGGGTGATAACTCCAATGATGCAGATATTGGTGTTTACCAAGACATCCAAAGTGCAACAGTAGACCCTAGTG caggTGGCACTAGTAAGGGTTTGAGCCCAGTCCCAGCCACACCTACAGTTCCCCGGGTACGCCTCACCATGAACCACCTGGTGTTCCACAAAGTGCTGGGAAAGGGCAGCTTTGGCAAG GTTCTGCTGGCAGAGCTGAAGGGCCAGGGTCAATACTTTGCTGTGAAGGTTCTGAAGAAGGACGTAGTTCTCATGGATGACGACGTGGAGTGTACCATGGTGGAGAAGAGAGTGCTGGCCCTTGCATGGGAGAACCCCTTCCTCACACACCTCTACTCCACTTTCCAGTCAAAA GAGCACCTCTTCTTTGTAATGGAGTACTTGAATGGAGGCGACTTGATGTTCCACATCCAAGACAAAGGCCGCTTCGATCTCAACAGAGCTGT aTTCTATGCAGCTGAGATAATAGTGGGACTACAGTTTCTCCACTCAAAAGGAATTATCTACAG AGATCTGAAGCTGGACAATGTCATGCTGGACAAGGATGGACACATAAAGATCGCTGACTTTGGCATGTGTAAGGAGAAGGTGTTTGGAGAGGCCAGGGCCTCCACATTTTGTGGGACACCAGACTATATTGCTCCAGAG ATCCTCCTAGGACAGAAGTACACCTTTTCAGTGGACTGGTGGTCGTTTGGTGTGCTAGTGTACGAGATGCTGATAGGTCAGTCGCCTTTCCAAGGTGATGATGAGGACGAGCTGTTTGAATCCATCAGGACAGACGTCCCTCACTACCCTCGGTGGATCACCAAGGAGTCCAAGAGTCTGCTGGAACTG ctgtttgaGCGAGATCCCACTCGCAGGTTAGGTGTAGTTGGAGACATCCGCACGCACCAATTCTTCAAAAGCATCAACTGGCCAGCGCTAGAGAGGAGAGAAGTGGAGCCTCCTTTCAAACCAAAAGTG AAATCCCCCAATGACTGCAGCAACTTTGACCGAGAGTTTCTGAATGAGAAGCCACGCCTCTCCCACGCTGACAAAAATCTCATCGACTCCATGGACCAGTCAGCGTTTGCTGGGTTTTCCTTCGTCAACCCAACACTGGAAAAAATGATAATCAAATGA
- the prkcdb gene encoding protein kinase C, delta b isoform X2: MAPFLRIAFNAYDTGALGPLPEPLICAIKMKESVNTERGKTLVQRKPTMFPAWKSPFDAHIYEGRVIEVVLMQSADEPLAKATVGVSVLAERCKKSKNSSGHAEFWIDLQPTGKVQMAVQFFLEDGDAASVKSSVKSSVKVFPEDGAMTLNRRRGAFKQPRVHFIKNHEFTATFFGQPTFCSVCREFLWGLNKQGYKCRQCNAAIHKKCIEKIIGRCTGTAANSRETMFQKERFNIDMPHRFKYYNYKSPTFCDHCGSLLWGLYRQGLKCEECSMNVHSYCQKKVANLCGINQKLLSEALSQVSQKSLKKGDNSNDADIGVYQDIQSATVDPSGGTSKGLSPVPATPTVPRVRLTMNHLVFHKVLGKGSFGKVLLAELKGQGQYFAVKVLKKDVVLMDDDVECTMVEKRVLALAWENPFLTHLYSTFQSKEHLFFVMEYLNGGDLMFHIQDKGRFDLNRAVFYAAEIIVGLQFLHSKGIIYRDLKLDNVMLDKDGHIKIADFGMCKEKVFGEARASTFCGTPDYIAPEILLGQKYTFSVDWWSFGVLVYEMLIGQSPFQGDDEDELFESIRTDVPHYPRWITKESKSLLELLFERDPTRRLGVVGDIRTHQFFKSINWPALERREVEPPFKPKVKSPNDCSNFDREFLNEKPRLSHADKNLIDSMDQSAFAGFSFVNPTLEKMIIK; the protein is encoded by the exons ATGGCTCCTTTCCTCCGTATCGCCTTCAACGCATATGACACAGGTGCTCTGGGTCCTCTGCCTGAACCTCTCATCTGTGCCATCAAGATGAAGGAGTCTGTGAACACAG AGCGAGGCAAGACCTTGGTCCAGAGGAAGCCAACCATGTTTCCAGCCTGGAAGTCTCCTTTTGATGCTCACATCTATGAGGGACGTGTCATAGAAGTGGTCCTCATGCAGAGCGCTGACGAGCCATTGGCCAAGGCCACAGTAGGCGTGTCTGTACTGGCAGAACGCTGTAAGAAGTCCAAAAACAGTAGTGGACATGCTGAGTTCTGGATTGACCTGCAACCTACAGGAAAGGTCCAGATGGCTGTACAGTTCTTCCTAGAGGACGGTGACGCAG CGTCAGTGAAGTCATCAGTGAAGTCATCAGTGAAGGTTTTTCCTGAGGATGGAGCCATGACCCTcaacaggaggagaggagcctTCAAGCAGCCCAGGGTTCACTTCATCAAGAATCACGAATTCACTGCCACCTTCTTCGGCCAGCCCAccttctgctctgtctgcagaGAATTCCTCTG GGGACTCAACAAGCAGGGCTACAAATGCAGAC AATGCAATGCAGCGATCCACAAGAAATGCATCGAAAAAATCATTGGCAGGTGCACTGGAACAGCAGCCAACAGTCGAGAGACTATG ttcCAGAAAGAGCGCTTCAATATTGATATGCCGCATCGCTTCAAGTACTATAACTACAAGAGCCCCACGTTCTGTGACCACTGTGGCAGCCTGCTGTGGGGTCTCTACAGACAGGGCCTTAAATGTGAAG AGTGTAGCATGAACGTACATAGTTACTGTCAGAAAAAAGTGGCCAATCTGTGTGGAATCAACCAGAAACTACTGTCAGAGGCTCTGTCTCAAGTCAGCCAG aAATCTCTGAAGAAGGGTGATAACTCCAATGATGCAGATATTGGTGTTTACCAAGACATCCAAAGTGCAACAGTAGACCCTAGTG gTGGCACTAGTAAGGGTTTGAGCCCAGTCCCAGCCACACCTACAGTTCCCCGGGTACGCCTCACCATGAACCACCTGGTGTTCCACAAAGTGCTGGGAAAGGGCAGCTTTGGCAAG GTTCTGCTGGCAGAGCTGAAGGGCCAGGGTCAATACTTTGCTGTGAAGGTTCTGAAGAAGGACGTAGTTCTCATGGATGACGACGTGGAGTGTACCATGGTGGAGAAGAGAGTGCTGGCCCTTGCATGGGAGAACCCCTTCCTCACACACCTCTACTCCACTTTCCAGTCAAAA GAGCACCTCTTCTTTGTAATGGAGTACTTGAATGGAGGCGACTTGATGTTCCACATCCAAGACAAAGGCCGCTTCGATCTCAACAGAGCTGT aTTCTATGCAGCTGAGATAATAGTGGGACTACAGTTTCTCCACTCAAAAGGAATTATCTACAG AGATCTGAAGCTGGACAATGTCATGCTGGACAAGGATGGACACATAAAGATCGCTGACTTTGGCATGTGTAAGGAGAAGGTGTTTGGAGAGGCCAGGGCCTCCACATTTTGTGGGACACCAGACTATATTGCTCCAGAG ATCCTCCTAGGACAGAAGTACACCTTTTCAGTGGACTGGTGGTCGTTTGGTGTGCTAGTGTACGAGATGCTGATAGGTCAGTCGCCTTTCCAAGGTGATGATGAGGACGAGCTGTTTGAATCCATCAGGACAGACGTCCCTCACTACCCTCGGTGGATCACCAAGGAGTCCAAGAGTCTGCTGGAACTG ctgtttgaGCGAGATCCCACTCGCAGGTTAGGTGTAGTTGGAGACATCCGCACGCACCAATTCTTCAAAAGCATCAACTGGCCAGCGCTAGAGAGGAGAGAAGTGGAGCCTCCTTTCAAACCAAAAGTG AAATCCCCCAATGACTGCAGCAACTTTGACCGAGAGTTTCTGAATGAGAAGCCACGCCTCTCCCACGCTGACAAAAATCTCATCGACTCCATGGACCAGTCAGCGTTTGCTGGGTTTTCCTTCGTCAACCCAACACTGGAAAAAATGATAATCAAATGA